Proteins found in one Lutimonas zeaxanthinifaciens genomic segment:
- a CDS encoding LysR family transcriptional regulator, with protein MSYQIELRHLRYFLAVSEELHFRRAAERLFISQPGLSRQIKQMEKTLGIDLFERNNRKVILTKAGRYLQEEIKLMIKHLDDGIEHAQMIHEGMEGQISFGYVGSAMQNVIPELLLKIKEEHPHVHYSLREMENPDQIDALIRKEIDLAFVRLDKVPKGLEIAPVFEDTFSLVLPKDHPVDEKSFTSLRQFKELPFILFEQSYSPAYHEQVMELFKKSNFHPVISHNTVHASTIFRLVENNLGISIVPTSLQLGYDMNVKFIELNRFKQRTLLSVAWNKDNRNPILNRILSKIINQ; from the coding sequence ATGAGTTATCAAATTGAGTTGAGACATTTGCGTTATTTTTTAGCGGTATCAGAAGAGCTTCATTTCAGGAGAGCTGCGGAAAGGCTGTTTATCTCGCAACCGGGACTAAGTCGTCAGATAAAACAAATGGAAAAAACACTTGGGATTGATCTGTTTGAACGAAATAACCGAAAAGTAATTTTGACCAAAGCAGGAAGGTACCTTCAGGAGGAGATCAAATTAATGATAAAGCACCTTGATGACGGTATTGAGCACGCTCAGATGATTCATGAAGGGATGGAGGGCCAGATTAGTTTTGGGTACGTAGGTTCTGCCATGCAAAACGTAATTCCCGAGTTATTGCTGAAAATTAAGGAAGAACATCCACATGTCCATTATTCACTCAGGGAAATGGAAAACCCTGATCAGATTGATGCTTTGATACGAAAAGAAATCGACCTGGCTTTTGTAAGGCTTGATAAGGTGCCCAAAGGGCTGGAGATCGCACCGGTATTTGAAGATACATTCTCATTGGTATTGCCTAAGGATCACCCGGTGGATGAAAAAAGTTTCACTTCATTGAGGCAATTCAAGGAACTGCCTTTCATTCTTTTTGAGCAATCCTATAGTCCTGCCTATCACGAACAGGTTATGGAACTTTTCAAGAAGAGTAACTTTCATCCAGTAATCTCCCACAATACTGTACATGCAAGCACAATATTTCGACTGGTTGAAAATAATCTAGGCATTTCCATAGTGCCCACTTCTCTTCAATTAGGCTATGACATGAATGTAAAATTTATAGAATTGAATAGGTTTAAACAGCGAACCCTTTTATCCGTTGCCTGGAACAAGGATAACAGGAACCCGATTCTCAACAGGATACTTTCAAAAATAATTAATCAATGA
- a CDS encoding cupin domain-containing protein, with amino-acid sequence MAANEFKKGEKFNFNESIDYAENAVVSKHILKKNNGNISLFAFDKDEGLSEHTTPFDALVHVVDGEAEITIDGHPVSVKKGESIVMPANIPHALKAVQRFKMVLTMIRSNLE; translated from the coding sequence ATGGCAGCAAACGAGTTCAAAAAAGGAGAAAAATTTAATTTTAATGAAAGTATTGATTATGCAGAAAATGCTGTTGTCAGTAAACATATACTGAAAAAAAACAACGGAAATATTTCACTTTTTGCCTTCGATAAGGATGAAGGGTTAAGTGAGCATACGACACCGTTTGATGCTCTGGTACATGTTGTTGACGGAGAAGCTGAAATTACGATCGATGGCCACCCGGTATCTGTAAAAAAGGGAGAATCCATTGTAATGCCGGCAAATATTCCCCATGCACTAAAGGCTGTGCAAAGATTCAAAATGGTGCTTACCATGATCAGGAGTAATCTGGAATAG
- a CDS encoding sugar phosphate nucleotidyltransferase, which yields MGTDKPTLVILAAGIGSRYGGLKQLDTFTPEGDTIIDFSIYDALQAGFGKFVFIIRKSIEKDFRAEIDPKLAGKAEVAYVFQELDRVPEKYFNPDRVKPYGTGHAMLMAKDAVKENFAIINADDFYGREAFVEMAAYLQSIDKNSHDFSMMAYLLKNTISEHGFVSRGECAVDDNGFLTNVVERTHIEGIDGDLMRKDDDGGFIPIDENTVVSMNFWGFTPKCFEYTESLFDSFLEENKDNLKSEYFIPLIVNGYLENGTGSVKVLTSDAKWFGVTYKEDKESVQKEIQALKEKKVYPRHLW from the coding sequence ATGGGAACAGATAAACCAACCTTGGTAATCCTGGCGGCAGGAATTGGAAGCCGATACGGAGGATTGAAACAACTAGATACTTTTACCCCAGAAGGAGATACAATCATAGATTTTTCTATTTATGATGCACTTCAGGCCGGATTTGGAAAGTTTGTTTTTATCATTCGAAAAAGTATTGAAAAGGATTTTAGAGCGGAGATTGACCCGAAGTTAGCTGGAAAAGCTGAGGTAGCGTATGTCTTCCAGGAACTGGACAGAGTACCCGAAAAATATTTCAATCCTGATCGTGTCAAGCCCTATGGTACGGGACATGCTATGTTAATGGCGAAAGATGCTGTAAAAGAAAACTTTGCCATCATTAATGCGGATGATTTTTATGGAAGAGAGGCTTTTGTGGAGATGGCTGCCTATTTGCAATCCATTGATAAAAACTCTCATGATTTCAGTATGATGGCATATCTCCTGAAAAACACCATTTCTGAACATGGTTTTGTATCAAGGGGGGAGTGTGCAGTTGATGATAATGGGTTTCTGACGAATGTGGTTGAAAGAACTCATATTGAAGGAATCGATGGGGATTTAATGCGTAAAGATGATGACGGTGGCTTTATTCCGATTGATGAAAATACGGTTGTTTCCATGAATTTCTGGGGATTCACACCAAAATGTTTTGAGTATACCGAAAGTTTATTTGATTCTTTTCTTGAAGAAAATAAGGATAACCTGAAATCAGAATACTTCATTCCTTTGATTGTAAATGGTTATCTTGAGAATGGAACGGGATCTGTTAAAGTACTTACCTCGGACGCCAAATGGTTTGGGGTCACTTACAAGGAAGACAAGGAATCTGTTCAAAAAGAGATTCAGGCCCTGAAGGAGAAAAAAGTATATCCAAGACATTTATGGTAA
- the hutH gene encoding histidine ammonia-lyase: protein MFKYGADTLTTGKALAILNKELKAGISKKSREKISASHDIVLETVKKDKAVYGINTGFGPLCDTIISKNDTTELQRKILLSHSVGVGDPIDKDLAKLMLILKMHSLAQGYSGISLAVLDRILWHIEEDVIPVVPEQGSVGASGDLAPLSHLFLPLIGEGKVMYKNKTLSSAEVLKEHGLDPLKLHPKAGLALINGTQFILAHAVMCVDKLYNCLSHADIIGSLMIEGLMGSQMPFHDALHNTRPFKGNIHVAQRISQFLKDSQIGKSHMFCGKVQDPYSLRCMPQVHGSSRNAWLHLKESVETEMNSVTDNPVIISEDLIISGGSFHGQPLALPLDYACLAAAELGSISDRRTYLSLEGKYEGTPRLLFEDSGLNSGFMILQYTSAALVSENKGLCFPSSADSIPTSLGQEDHVSMGSIGGRKALRVINNLEKILAIELLCAAQAFDFRKPLLSSEVLDDVHDTIRERVSFASEDRIFSLDIENAIELIKERELLSTVAFHCESFGEYDQLFESY from the coding sequence ATGTTTAAATACGGAGCGGATACCCTGACAACGGGTAAGGCCCTTGCTATCCTCAACAAGGAATTGAAAGCAGGAATATCGAAAAAATCCAGAGAAAAAATTTCAGCCTCCCATGATATTGTCTTAGAAACAGTAAAAAAAGATAAGGCCGTATATGGTATCAATACTGGTTTTGGCCCGCTTTGCGATACGATCATCTCTAAAAACGATACAACTGAACTGCAAAGAAAGATTCTGCTCAGCCATTCTGTAGGGGTCGGAGATCCTATTGACAAGGATCTGGCAAAACTTATGCTCATCTTAAAAATGCATTCCCTTGCTCAGGGGTATTCCGGAATTTCTTTAGCCGTTTTAGACCGTATCCTCTGGCATATTGAAGAAGATGTAATTCCCGTGGTCCCTGAACAAGGTTCTGTTGGGGCCTCAGGTGATCTTGCCCCACTCTCCCATCTTTTTCTTCCCTTGATTGGAGAAGGCAAAGTGATGTATAAAAATAAAACCTTGAGTTCTGCTGAAGTGTTAAAAGAGCATGGTTTAGATCCCTTAAAACTTCATCCTAAAGCCGGCCTTGCACTGATTAACGGAACCCAGTTTATTCTCGCTCATGCGGTCATGTGTGTCGATAAACTCTACAACTGTCTGTCTCATGCTGATATCATCGGTAGTTTAATGATTGAAGGCCTGATGGGATCACAAATGCCTTTCCATGATGCCCTTCACAATACCCGACCCTTTAAGGGAAACATTCATGTGGCTCAACGTATTAGCCAATTTCTAAAAGACTCCCAGATCGGAAAATCCCACATGTTTTGTGGCAAAGTACAGGATCCTTACTCGTTACGTTGCATGCCTCAAGTACACGGAAGCTCAAGAAATGCCTGGTTGCACCTAAAAGAAAGTGTGGAAACTGAAATGAATTCAGTCACTGATAATCCGGTGATCATATCAGAAGACCTGATCATTAGCGGAGGAAGTTTCCACGGGCAGCCTCTGGCCCTGCCTTTAGATTATGCCTGTTTGGCTGCGGCTGAATTGGGGAGTATCTCCGATAGAAGAACTTACCTTTCACTCGAAGGGAAATATGAAGGAACGCCTCGATTGTTGTTTGAGGATTCCGGCCTGAATTCAGGGTTTATGATCCTGCAATATACTTCGGCTGCACTGGTAAGCGAAAACAAGGGTCTTTGCTTCCCCTCAAGTGCCGATAGCATTCCCACCTCGTTAGGTCAGGAGGATCATGTAAGTATGGGGTCAATTGGAGGTAGAAAAGCCCTGCGTGTCATAAACAATCTGGAAAAAATCCTTGCCATAGAACTTCTTTGTGCAGCTCAGGCCTTTGATTTCAGAAAGCCATTGTTGTCTAGTGAAGTCCTTGATGATGTTCATGATACCATAAGGGAACGGGTAAGTTTTGCCTCTGAAGACAGGATATTTTCATTGGATATTGAAAATGCCATTGAACTTATCAAAGAACGAGAACTTTTATCAACCGTAGCCTTTCACTGTGAAAGCTTTGGTGAGTATGACCAACTATTTGAATCCTATTAA
- a CDS encoding urocanate hydratase, with the protein MSFKDQIIQGIPDQLPARKAYPEGANRAPKRKDILTREDKKLAIRNALRYFPEFWHKELSIEFLQELKDNGRIYMYRFKPDYKMYARPIEAYPSKSRKAAAIMLMIQNNLDPAVAQHPEELITYGGNGAVFQNWAQYLLCMKYLSQMTDEQTLHIYSGHPMGLFPSSKTAPRVVVTNGMMIPNYSKSDDLEKFNALGVTQYGQMTAGSFMYIGPQGIVHGTTITLMNAFRKILKEGETTKGKVFLTSGLGGMSGAQPKAGDITGCITICAEVNKKAAQKRYEQGWAGIIINNLDELVSRVKEAKENLEVLSIAFHGNVVDVWERFDQENIFIHVGSDQTSLHNPWSGGYYPVGLSFDAANKMISEDPDRFREMVQESLRRQAASINRHAAKGTYFFDYGNAFLLEASRAGAEVQGKKEGEFKYPTYVQDILGPMCFDYGFGPFRWVCTSGKPKDLDLSDQIALEVMTKIQETAPKEIQLQMDDNIIWIKNAKQNKLVVGSQARILYADAEGRAKIASAFNDAIAEGIISAPIVLGRDHHDVSGTDSPFRETSNIYDGSQFTADMSIHNVIGDSFRGATWVSIHNGGGVGWGEVSNGGFGMVLDGSQQAEKQLRSMLFYDVNNGIARRSWARNKEALFAIKREMDRSPDLKVTLPNLVEDNLLENLDI; encoded by the coding sequence ATGTCCTTTAAGGATCAGATTATTCAAGGAATTCCGGATCAACTTCCTGCACGAAAAGCCTATCCAGAAGGGGCGAACAGAGCTCCAAAAAGAAAGGATATTTTAACAAGGGAAGACAAGAAACTCGCCATCCGAAACGCTTTACGATACTTTCCCGAATTCTGGCATAAGGAATTATCCATAGAATTTCTCCAGGAACTAAAAGATAATGGAAGGATCTATATGTATCGCTTTAAACCGGATTATAAAATGTATGCCCGTCCGATCGAGGCCTATCCCTCAAAGTCCCGAAAAGCTGCAGCCATTATGCTTATGATTCAAAATAATCTTGATCCTGCTGTGGCTCAGCACCCCGAAGAATTGATTACTTATGGCGGAAATGGAGCTGTTTTTCAAAACTGGGCACAATACCTGCTTTGCATGAAATATTTGAGCCAGATGACCGATGAACAGACTTTACATATATATTCGGGACATCCCATGGGCTTATTCCCTTCGAGCAAAACTGCTCCGAGGGTGGTTGTAACCAATGGAATGATGATACCCAATTATTCAAAATCAGATGACCTGGAAAAATTCAATGCACTCGGTGTTACTCAATACGGCCAAATGACTGCAGGTTCCTTTATGTATATAGGGCCTCAGGGTATAGTGCACGGAACTACGATCACCCTGATGAATGCTTTTAGAAAAATTCTAAAGGAGGGTGAAACCACAAAAGGGAAGGTATTCCTAACCTCTGGACTTGGCGGTATGAGTGGTGCTCAGCCCAAAGCCGGTGATATTACAGGATGTATTACCATATGTGCAGAAGTCAATAAGAAAGCCGCACAAAAAAGATATGAACAGGGCTGGGCCGGTATCATAATCAATAATCTTGATGAGCTGGTGTCCAGGGTAAAAGAAGCCAAAGAAAACCTTGAAGTTCTTTCCATCGCTTTTCATGGCAATGTGGTTGATGTCTGGGAAAGGTTCGATCAGGAAAATATTTTTATCCATGTTGGGTCAGATCAGACCTCATTACACAACCCCTGGTCCGGAGGTTATTACCCTGTTGGGCTTAGTTTTGATGCTGCCAATAAAATGATCAGCGAGGATCCGGATCGTTTCAGGGAAATGGTTCAGGAATCATTGAGAAGACAGGCAGCCTCAATAAACCGGCATGCCGCAAAAGGAACTTACTTTTTTGATTATGGAAATGCGTTTCTGCTGGAAGCATCGAGAGCAGGAGCTGAGGTTCAAGGTAAAAAAGAAGGGGAATTCAAATATCCAACTTATGTTCAGGACATCCTTGGCCCCATGTGTTTTGACTATGGGTTTGGCCCATTCAGATGGGTCTGTACTTCCGGTAAACCTAAAGATCTGGATTTATCTGATCAGATTGCTTTAGAGGTAATGACGAAAATTCAGGAAACTGCCCCTAAAGAAATTCAGTTGCAAATGGATGATAATATTATCTGGATCAAAAATGCAAAACAGAACAAGTTGGTCGTGGGCTCCCAGGCAAGAATTCTTTATGCTGATGCCGAAGGAAGAGCAAAAATTGCCTCTGCCTTTAATGATGCCATAGCTGAGGGAATAATCTCTGCTCCTATTGTGCTTGGGAGAGATCATCACGATGTAAGCGGTACAGACTCACCTTTTAGGGAAACAAGTAATATTTACGACGGTAGTCAGTTTACAGCTGATATGTCAATTCACAATGTGATTGGCGATAGTTTCAGAGGTGCTACCTGGGTGTCAATTCACAACGGTGGTGGCGTAGGCTGGGGAGAAGTGAGCAATGGCGGGTTTGGAATGGTACTCGACGGTTCTCAGCAAGCAGAAAAACAACTCCGTTCCATGTTGTTTTATGACGTCAATAATGGAATTGCCAGACGCAGCTGGGCCAGGAATAAAGAGGCGCTGTTCGCTATCAAAAGAGAAATGGACAGGTCACCGGATCTTAAAGTTACCCTTCCTAATCTCGTTGAAGACAATTTACTTGAGAATTTAGATATTTAG
- a CDS encoding phosphotransferase enzyme family protein: MKSISEDVFKFFLPEENLVSGEELTSGHINDTYLVKGASDKRYIFQKINKDVFPDVPGLIMNKVQLSRHLHKKHTHLPVSERERRVLTFVRSNEGTYHYRDKNGNYWNVTLFVEKSQNFESVEDKSVACEGGKLFGSFIRDTEDFDPGKLIEVIPKFHDMSFRFEQFDRALEGSVEERKVRAHDLILKALALRTEMQLLEKLKNDGEIRIRVTHNDTKISNALFDLEGKGLCVIDTDTIMPGIIHYDFGDAIRTICNTAREDETNLDLVNFNKEYYDSYLKGYLEALGNSVSVLEKKYFPLAAKTMIFIMALRFLTDYLNNDVYYKTNYPEHNLDRSKNQFKLIDSFDSVMGEVS, translated from the coding sequence ATGAAGTCAATATCTGAAGATGTTTTTAAGTTCTTCTTACCGGAAGAAAACCTGGTTTCAGGAGAGGAATTAACCTCGGGGCATATCAACGACACCTATCTTGTTAAAGGCGCTTCAGATAAAAGATATATTTTCCAAAAGATCAATAAGGATGTGTTTCCGGATGTTCCCGGCCTGATCATGAATAAGGTTCAGTTAAGCCGGCATTTGCATAAAAAACATACTCATCTTCCCGTATCTGAGAGGGAAAGAAGGGTTTTGACTTTTGTGCGATCGAATGAAGGAACCTATCATTATCGGGATAAGAACGGAAATTACTGGAATGTTACTCTTTTTGTTGAAAAGAGTCAAAATTTTGAATCGGTGGAGGACAAATCAGTTGCCTGCGAAGGAGGTAAGCTCTTTGGATCCTTTATAAGGGACACAGAAGATTTTGATCCGGGTAAACTCATCGAAGTGATTCCAAAATTTCATGATATGTCTTTCCGGTTTGAGCAATTTGACCGCGCACTTGAAGGTTCAGTTGAAGAACGCAAAGTGAGAGCTCATGATTTGATTTTAAAAGCACTTGCGTTAAGAACGGAAATGCAATTGTTGGAAAAATTAAAGAATGACGGTGAGATAAGGATCAGGGTCACACATAACGATACAAAAATATCCAATGCCTTATTTGACCTTGAAGGAAAGGGCCTTTGTGTCATTGATACAGACACGATCATGCCAGGTATTATTCATTACGATTTTGGAGATGCTATAAGAACCATTTGTAATACCGCCAGGGAGGATGAAACCAATCTGGATCTTGTGAATTTTAACAAGGAATATTATGATTCCTATTTAAAAGGGTATTTAGAGGCCCTTGGAAATTCGGTTTCAGTGCTGGAGAAAAAATATTTTCCACTGGCAGCCAAGACCATGATCTTTATAATGGCGCTGAGATTTTTGACGGATTACCTGAACAACGATGTCTATTATAAAACGAATTATCCGGAACATAACCTTGACCGCTCAAAGAATCAATTTAAACTAATCGATTCTTTTGATTCGGTAATGGGAGAAGTTTCCTGA
- a CDS encoding arylsulfatase, with product MKILATLILTFFCTISSLSQEKPNIVLVFLDNFGFGEPGFNGGGILRGTATPRMDKLAEQGLRLTNFNVEVQCTPSRSALMTGRYAIRSGNATVPVGEGVYGLLKWEVTMAEILSEVGYATGMFGKWHLGRTEGRFPTDQGFDEWYGIPNSTDESPYYSLTGFEKSGVPETYVMQSKKGETPEKVRPYRLDYRPLIDRDLTDKAMDFMESQTKAKKPFFVYLPYTATHFPTMPHPDYEGKTGNGAWADQLKQIDDYTGELLDKIDELGIADNTIFIFTADNGPEAMGYGNTSMTVETAIHGSAGPWRGTLFTGFEGALRVPFAIRWPDKIKAGTSSDEIVHVMDLFPTMAKIVGGAVPNDRVIDGVDMSDFFMGKTEKSGREGFIVYMGKDVFGVKWRNWKLHFKEQDAWNGEMRTYTMPRLYNLYNDPQEKDNVLFPHTWVPKAALKQLTEHVISLRQNPPIKAGQADKEE from the coding sequence ATGAAGATTTTAGCTACTTTAATTCTGACTTTTTTTTGTACGATAAGTTCTCTTTCCCAGGAAAAACCGAATATTGTTCTGGTATTCCTTGACAACTTTGGTTTCGGTGAACCTGGGTTTAACGGAGGCGGAATTTTAAGAGGAACCGCCACACCCAGAATGGATAAACTTGCCGAACAAGGGCTGAGGCTTACCAACTTCAATGTTGAAGTGCAATGCACCCCTTCCCGTTCGGCATTGATGACCGGGCGATATGCCATACGAAGTGGTAATGCTACTGTTCCCGTAGGAGAAGGCGTATATGGACTTTTAAAATGGGAAGTCACCATGGCCGAAATACTTTCCGAAGTTGGATATGCAACAGGTATGTTTGGTAAGTGGCATCTGGGAAGAACAGAAGGTCGCTTTCCTACAGACCAGGGATTCGATGAGTGGTATGGCATACCGAATTCTACCGATGAATCCCCTTATTATTCCCTGACTGGTTTTGAGAAAAGCGGTGTTCCCGAAACTTATGTTATGCAAAGTAAAAAAGGAGAAACTCCTGAGAAAGTGAGACCTTACCGTTTGGATTATCGTCCACTTATTGACAGGGATTTAACTGACAAAGCTATGGACTTTATGGAAAGTCAGACTAAGGCTAAGAAACCTTTCTTTGTATACCTTCCCTATACGGCTACCCACTTCCCAACCATGCCACACCCGGATTATGAAGGAAAAACAGGAAACGGTGCGTGGGCAGACCAGTTGAAGCAAATAGATGACTATACTGGAGAACTCCTTGATAAGATTGATGAATTGGGAATAGCCGACAACACTATATTTATTTTTACTGCTGATAATGGTCCAGAAGCTATGGGGTATGGAAACACCAGTATGACAGTTGAAACTGCAATTCACGGCTCTGCAGGTCCCTGGAGGGGAACCCTGTTTACAGGTTTTGAAGGAGCGCTCAGGGTTCCTTTTGCGATCCGCTGGCCCGATAAAATAAAGGCCGGTACTTCAAGTGATGAAATTGTGCATGTCATGGACCTGTTTCCAACCATGGCTAAAATTGTGGGAGGAGCCGTTCCCAATGATCGAGTAATCGATGGAGTTGACATGAGTGATTTCTTCATGGGCAAAACTGAAAAATCCGGGAGGGAAGGGTTTATCGTATATATGGGGAAAGATGTCTTTGGTGTAAAGTGGAGAAACTGGAAATTGCACTTTAAGGAACAGGACGCCTGGAATGGGGAAATGAGAACCTATACCATGCCTCGACTCTATAATCTGTATAATGATCCCCAGGAAAAAGACAACGTGCTTTTCCCGCACACCTGGGTGCCCAAGGCCGCTTTGAAGCAACTTACCGAGCATGTAATTTCCTTGAGGCAAAACCCTCCAATTAAGGCTGGCCAGGCAGATAAAGAGGAGTAG
- a CDS encoding helix-turn-helix transcriptional regulator produces the protein MKNYTLIDSTDSAEQFSKSLEFLLPGSLVKSKVLSNNFSSEGHGVLSKGFYLGNNKTKNLAELEIINLRSCVFSIPVKGNYTTYVSNKLFNECTPERGCLFLPVDSIKYTTEISLVDDVIIIMNYDEIESLLLKNYNIKSVDVSSIEMDKSNSKVKLIYNLILNKMRALKCYPHLGESLHFMSSVKEVAKLFLTEIIADSMQVEIKQKVSSDVKFLKNVEMLIDANPEIYFSIHEIAKKVNTTPRNLQLIFRKHRNYTPMQFLKERKLYKARVAILNSNGEFLIKQIAFNSGFTNMSSFSRDYKNLFGELPSLTVKMTRNNLF, from the coding sequence ATGAAAAATTACACCTTAATTGATTCTACAGACTCTGCGGAGCAGTTTTCCAAGTCCTTGGAATTTTTGCTTCCGGGATCATTGGTAAAGTCAAAAGTGCTTTCAAATAATTTTAGTTCTGAGGGTCATGGCGTACTATCCAAAGGATTTTATTTAGGCAATAATAAGACTAAGAATCTGGCAGAGTTAGAGATTATCAACCTAAGATCCTGTGTATTTTCCATCCCCGTGAAGGGGAACTATACGACTTATGTTTCGAATAAACTGTTTAATGAATGCACCCCTGAAAGAGGGTGCCTTTTCTTGCCCGTAGATTCCATAAAATATACAACTGAAATCAGTTTGGTTGATGATGTGATCATTATAATGAACTATGATGAGATTGAATCCCTCTTGCTAAAAAATTATAATATTAAGAGTGTTGATGTATCCAGTATTGAAATGGACAAATCAAATAGTAAGGTAAAGCTTATTTACAATCTTATTTTAAACAAAATGAGGGCTTTAAAATGCTATCCTCATCTTGGAGAATCGCTACATTTCATGTCAAGTGTAAAGGAAGTAGCAAAATTGTTTCTGACTGAAATAATTGCGGACTCTATGCAGGTTGAAATAAAACAAAAAGTGTCTTCTGACGTAAAATTTTTGAAGAATGTCGAGATGCTGATTGATGCAAATCCGGAAATTTATTTTAGTATTCATGAAATTGCTAAAAAAGTAAATACTACACCCCGCAATCTGCAGTTAATTTTTAGAAAACACCGGAATTACACGCCCATGCAGTTTCTTAAAGAAAGAAAACTGTATAAGGCAAGGGTGGCTATTCTTAACTCGAATGGTGAATTTTTGATTAAACAGATTGCTTTCAACTCCGGGTTTACAAATATGAGTAGTTTCAGCCGAGATTACAAAAACCTTTTTGGAGAATTACCATCCTTAACAGTTAAAATGACAAGAAATAATTTATTTTGA